One window of Manihot esculenta cultivar AM560-2 chromosome 17, M.esculenta_v8, whole genome shotgun sequence genomic DNA carries:
- the LOC110605221 gene encoding lysine-specific demethylase JMJ25, which translates to MEENEPLPEHLRCNRKDGRQWRCNRRVMDDKKLCEIHYLQGRHRQHKRKVPESLKLQRKYRKKSTANADSLPDNVEIRARKEEKLSRMVKLGKPIKRKKSIGESEALDQVVKKKKKRLKRGDLLLELARIVLRREVENRKKKKKKKKKKIKKVVVDEIGSDNDNDIDSSNSEGELTRDLPNGLMAISPAKHFGNVDAAGASSSMPCDIKIGAADFSAVSRRCFRSKNIEPMPIGTLQVVPFKKDMLRLRRGKRKKCHLCRRSGLKTLIRCSNCRKQFYCMDCIKDQYSDRQEEVKVACPVCLGTCGCKACSAIQCRDIECKDFSEDKSKVNKVLHFHYLICMLLPVLKQLNQDQSIELEIEAKIKGQKPPDVQIQQASVCCNKKCCCNNCKSAIVDFHRSCPSCSYNLCLSCCQDFFQGSLLGSVATHLCKCPDRRNTCVSGKQLSGTKSACISKWNCGNKILDSSMLLPSWKVPDGNSIPCPPTEVGGCGDSILELSCVFPSSWTKELEMSAEEIVGCYELPEAVDIFSRCSLCLGMDCEVNGIMQLQEAAKRENSNDNFLYYPTVMDVHSDNLEHFQKHWSKGQPVIVRNVLSSTSDLSWDPIVMFCTYLKNNSAKSENEQAADCLDWFEVEIGIKQLFMGSFKGPAHANLWREKLKLKGWLSSHLFQEHFPAHYAEILHALPLPEYMDPVSGILNIAAALPEEIMKPDLGPCVYISYCSGENLVQADSVTKLRYDSYDMVNILAHATDVPVSTEQLNYIRKLMTRHEEQNEVSGAATNDGQNVEEVGLHDMITEEMCLHKKVARVSWFSAASRKEQTSLKNTDILLDEEHDSDSDTDTDTEVSKFFFGPVKNFRTAENLKFCGKNIDGSDHSGKQKSESCGAQWDVFRRHDVPKLVEYLRMHSHEFTQTYGLQKLVAHPILDQNFFLDTTHKMRLKEEFEIEPWTFEQHVGEAVIIPAGCPYQIRNLKSCVSVVLDFVSPENVTECNRLIDEVRLLPENHKAKLDSLEVKKMTLHSINRAIKEIRELTCAETSSDLSDRQ; encoded by the exons atGGAGGAGAATGAACCTTTGCCTGAACACCTTCGCTGTAACCGGAAAGATGGGCGCCAATGGAGGTGCAATAGGAGAGTCATGGACGACAAGAAGCTCTGTGAAATTCACTATCTCCAGGGACGCCATAGACAGCACAAGAGAAAAGTACCCGAGTCactcaaattgcaaaggaagtACCGGAAGAAATCAACTGCCAATGCTGATTCACTGCCTGACAATGTCGAAATTAGGGCACGGAAAGAGGAAAAATTGTCGAGAATGGTGAAATTGGGGAAGCCTATCAAGAGAAAGAAATCTATTGGAGAATCTGAAGCGCTTGATCAGgttgtgaagaagaagaagaagaggctaaagaGAGGGGACTTGCTGCTGGAGCTAGCAAGAATAGTATTGAGAAGAGAAGTAGAGAataggaaaaagaagaaaaagaagaagaagaagaagataaagaaaGTAGTGGTAGATGAGATTGGTAGTGATAATGATAACGATATTGATAGCAGCAATAGTGAGGGAGAGTTAACGAGAGATTTGCCTAATGGATTAATGGCAATATCCCCCGCTAAACATTTTGGCAATGTGGATGCTGCTGGTGCTTCTTCTTCTATGCCCTGTGACATCAAAATTGGAGCAGCTGATTTCAGTGCGGTTAGTAGAAGATGTTTTCGGTCTAAAAACATTGAGCCAATGCCAATTGGTACATTGCAG gtTGTACCTTTCAAGAAGGATATGTTAAGACTCAGGAGGGGAAAGAGGAAAAAGTGCCATTTGTGCAGGAGAAGTGGATTGAAGACTTTAATAAGGTGTTCGAACTGTAGAAAGCAATTCTATTGCATGGACTGCATCAAAGACCA GTATTCTGATAGGCAAGAAGAAGTCAAGGTAGCATGTCCAGTTTGCCTTGGAACTTGTGGCTGCAAGGCCTGCTCAGCAATTCAATGTAGGGACATTGAATGTAAG GACTTCTCCGAGGACAAGAGTAAAGTCAACAAAGTTTTACATTTTCATTACTTGATCTGTATGCTTCTTCCAGTACTGAAACAACTAAATCAAGATCAAAGCATTGAGCTAGAAATAGAGGCAAAAATAAAAG GCCAGAAACCCCCTGATGTTCAAATCCAGCAGGCATCAGTTTGCTGCAATAAGAAGTGTTGTTG CAATAATTGCAAGAGTGCCATTGTGGATTTCCATAGAAGCTGCCCAAGCTGTTCCTATAACCTTTGCCTAAGTTGTTGTCAAGATTTTTTTCAAGGGAGCTTACTTGGAAGTGTTGCAACCCATTTGTGCAAATGCCCTGATAGAAGGAATACCTGTGTATCTGGAAAACAACTATCAGGGACCAAATCAGCATGCATCTCAAAGTGGAATTGTggcaataaaattttagattctTCTATGTTATTGCCTAGTTGGAAAGTTCCTGATGGTAATAGTATACCTTGTCCCCCCACCGAGGTTGGTGGTTGTGGTGATAGCATCCTTGAATTAAGTTGTGTCTTCCCCTCAAGTTGGACTAAAGAACTGGAAATGAGTGCTGAGGAAATTGTTGGTTGCTATGAGCTGCCAGAGGCTGTGGATATTTTCTCACGCTGCTCCTTGTGCCTTGGAATGGACTGTGAAGTTAATGGGATTATGCAGTTGCAAGAAGCAGCTAAAAGAGAAAATTCTAATGATAACTTTCTGTATTATCCTACTGTTATGGATGTCCATAGTGATAATCTTGAACACTTTCAGAAGCACTGGAGCAAAGGTCAACCTGTAATAGTTCGTAATGTTCTTTCCAGTACATCTGATCTTAGTTGGGACCCAATAGTCATGTTCTGCACCTATCTTAAAAATAATTCTGCCAAGTCTGAGAATGAACAGGCTGCTGATTGCTTGGACTGGTTTGAG GTTGAAATTGGTATCAAGCAATTGTTCATGGGGTCTTTTAAGGGTCCAGCACATGCCAACTTGTGGCGTGAAAAACTAAAATTGAAGGGCTGGCTTTCTTCCCATTTATTTCAAGAACATTTTCCAGCTCATTATGCTGAAATCCTTCATGCTCTGCCGCTCCCAGAATACATGGATCCTGTTTCTGGTATTCTAAACATTGCTGCAGCATTGCCAGAGGAAATCATGAAGCCTGACCTAGGTCCATGTGTCTATATCTCTTATTGTAGTGGTGAGAATCTTGTTCAGGCCGATTCTGTGACAAAATTACGATATGACTCATATGATATG GTTAATATTTTGGCACATGCCACTGATGTCCCTGTATCTACAGAACAGCTTAACTATATAAGAAAGTTAATGACAAGACACGAGGAGCAAAATGAAGTGAGCGGAGCTGCTACAAATGATGGGCAAAATGTGGAAGAAGTAGGATTGCATGATATGATCACAGAAGAAATGTGCTTACACAAGAAAGTTGCTAGGGTGTCCTGGTTTTCTGCTGCCTCTCGCAAAGAACAAACAAGTCTCAAGAATACAGACATTTTACTTGATGAGGAACATGATTCTGATTCCGATACAGATACAGATACTGAAGTCTCAAAATTTTTCTTTGGGCCTGTTAAAAATTTTAGGACGGCAGAAAATCTCAAGTTTTGTGGGAAGAATATAGATGGTTCAGATCATTCTGGAAAGCAAAAATCTGAGTCTTGTGGTGCCCAGTGGGACGTCTTCCGTAGACACGATGTTCCAAAgcttgttgagtatcttagaatgcaCTCCCATGAGTTCACTCAAACATATGGCCTTCAAAAGCTT GTAGCTCATCCAATACTTGATCAGAACTTCTTTCTTGATACAACTCATAAAATGAGGCTTAAGGAGGAGTTCG AAATTGAACCTTGGACCTTTGAGCAACATGTTGGAGAAGCTGTCATCATTCCTGCTGGCTGCCCATACCAAATTAGGAATCTTAAG TCATGCGTTAGTGTTGTATTGGATTTTGTCTCGCCTGAAAATGTTACTGAATGCAACCGGTTGATTGATGAAGTTCGTCTGCTTCCAGAGAACCATAAAGCTAAATTAGATAGTCTAGAG GTGAAGAAAATGACACTTCATAGTATTAACAGAGCAATCAAAGAAATCCGTGAGCTTACCTGTGCAGA GACAAGTTCTGATCTCAGTGATCGACAGTGA